The proteins below come from a single Xyrauchen texanus isolate HMW12.3.18 chromosome 3, RBS_HiC_50CHRs, whole genome shotgun sequence genomic window:
- the LOC127626846 gene encoding serine/threonine-protein phosphatase PGAM5, mitochondrial-like isoform X2, translated as MSFRRAARLACGFAGGSALLVCAAVAADKHGYLRERFRLRETPTAVHAAQPSAWPTANGWDYNWDKRDPSSMVNGKRKESAGDSGSQDTENNKPKATRHIFLIRHSQYNLNGKVDKERVLTPLGREQAELTGQRLAALGLKYDLLIHSSMTRATETANILSKYLPAVELVSCDLLQEGAPIEPVPPVGHWKPEAMYHEDGARIEAAFRRYIHRADAKQKEDSYEIIVCHANVIRYFVCRALQFPPEGWLRMGLNNGSITWLTIRPSGRVALRAMGDSGFMPPDKLSRT; from the exons ATGTCGTTTCGTAGGGCAGCCAGACTGGCGTGCGGGTTCGCCGGCGGTTCAGCGTTGCTGGTGTGCGCGGCAGTCGCTGCAGATAAGCACGGATACTTGAGAGAGCGCTTTCGCCTCAGAGAGACCCCAACTGCCGTGCATGCAGCACAGCCTTCGGCCTGGCCCACTGCGAACGGCTGGGACTATAACTGGGACAA aCGTGACCCCTCCTCCATGGTAAATGGGAAGAGAAAGGAAAGTGCTGGTGACAGCGGAAGTCAAGACACCGAGAACAACAAACCAAAAGCCACACGTCACATCTTCCTCATCCGACACTCTCAGTACAACCTCAATGGAAAAGTAGACAAAGAGAGAGTCCTCACTCCTTTAG GCCGTGAACAGGCTGAATTGACGGGACAAAGGTTAGCAGCACTGGGACTAAAGTATGACCTGCTCATTCACTCCTCTATGACTAGAGCTACAGAGACAGCCAACATCCTCAGCAAATACCTGCCAG CGGTGGAGCTTGTGAGCTGTGATCTGCTGCAAGAGGGTGCACCCATAGAGCCAGTACCTCCTGTCGGTCACTGGAAACCTGAGGCTATG TACCATGAGGACGGCGCACGGATCGAGGCAGCATTCCGCCGCTACATCCACAGAGCCGATGCCAAACAGAAGGAGGACAGCTACGAGATTATCGTCTGTCATGCCAATGTTATCCGCTATTTTGTGTGCAG GGCTCTGCAGTTTCCTCCAGAGGGCTGGCTGAGGATGGGCCTGAACAATGGCAGCATAACCTGGCTAACAATTCGGCCCAGTGGCCGAGTGGCTCTCAGAGCAATGGGAGACTCTGGCTTCATGCCTCCGGATAAACTCTCCCGGACTTGA
- the LOC127626846 gene encoding serine/threonine-protein phosphatase PGAM5, mitochondrial-like isoform X1: MSFRRAARLACGFAGGSALLVCAAVAADKHGYLRERFRLRETPTAVHAAQPSAWPTANGWDYNWDKRDPSSMVNGKRKESAGDSGSQDTENNKPKATRHIFLIRHSQYNLNGKVDKERVLTPLGREQAELTGQRLAALGLKYDLLIHSSMTRATETANILSKYLPAVELVSCDLLQEGAPIEPVPPVGHWKPEAMQYHEDGARIEAAFRRYIHRADAKQKEDSYEIIVCHANVIRYFVCRALQFPPEGWLRMGLNNGSITWLTIRPSGRVALRAMGDSGFMPPDKLSRT, translated from the exons ATGTCGTTTCGTAGGGCAGCCAGACTGGCGTGCGGGTTCGCCGGCGGTTCAGCGTTGCTGGTGTGCGCGGCAGTCGCTGCAGATAAGCACGGATACTTGAGAGAGCGCTTTCGCCTCAGAGAGACCCCAACTGCCGTGCATGCAGCACAGCCTTCGGCCTGGCCCACTGCGAACGGCTGGGACTATAACTGGGACAA aCGTGACCCCTCCTCCATGGTAAATGGGAAGAGAAAGGAAAGTGCTGGTGACAGCGGAAGTCAAGACACCGAGAACAACAAACCAAAAGCCACACGTCACATCTTCCTCATCCGACACTCTCAGTACAACCTCAATGGAAAAGTAGACAAAGAGAGAGTCCTCACTCCTTTAG GCCGTGAACAGGCTGAATTGACGGGACAAAGGTTAGCAGCACTGGGACTAAAGTATGACCTGCTCATTCACTCCTCTATGACTAGAGCTACAGAGACAGCCAACATCCTCAGCAAATACCTGCCAG CGGTGGAGCTTGTGAGCTGTGATCTGCTGCAAGAGGGTGCACCCATAGAGCCAGTACCTCCTGTCGGTCACTGGAAACCTGAGGCTATG CAGTACCATGAGGACGGCGCACGGATCGAGGCAGCATTCCGCCGCTACATCCACAGAGCCGATGCCAAACAGAAGGAGGACAGCTACGAGATTATCGTCTGTCATGCCAATGTTATCCGCTATTTTGTGTGCAG GGCTCTGCAGTTTCCTCCAGAGGGCTGGCTGAGGATGGGCCTGAACAATGGCAGCATAACCTGGCTAACAATTCGGCCCAGTGGCCGAGTGGCTCTCAGAGCAATGGGAGACTCTGGCTTCATGCCTCCGGATAAACTCTCCCGGACTTGA
- the LOC127626858 gene encoding BRI3-binding protein-like, with protein sequence MKGAWLAVVLSVLLANVFLSEAARSRKDSSSQNSFRRAASGFYQTLSNVFGEDNIRALYKFFSKTTERFVNGVDSLLDTLWKLWVDLLDVMGIDSSNLTHYFSPSSVSSSPSRALLLVAALLVAYWFLSLFLSGFFYVLHAVFGRFFWLVRVALLALSCLYILQKFEGDPEKAVLPLCFIMAVYFMTGPVGAYWWKGGGAGNLEEKIDHLDTQIRLLNIRLSRVIENLERSSDQ encoded by the exons ATGAAAGGAGCATGGTTGGCCGTGGTTTTGAGCGTGCTTTTGGCCAATGTCTTCCTGTCTGAAGCAGCGCGGAGCAGGAAAGACTCCAGCAGCCAGAACAGCTTCAGGAGGGCGGCCAGCGGCTTCTACCAAACACTCAGTAATGTCTTCGGAGAGGATAACATCAGGGCTCTCTACAAG ttctTTTCAAAGACCACCGAGAGGTTTGTTAATGGAGTTGATTCATTATTGGACACTTTGTGGAAACTCTGGGTGGATCTGCTGGATGTTATGGGGATTGACT cCTCTAACCTGACTCACTACTTCAGCCCATCATCCGTATCCAGTTCTCCGTCTCGTGCTCTCCTCCTGGTGGCAGCCTTGCTGGTAGCTTACTGGTTCTTGTCCCTGTTCCTGAGTGGCTTCTTTTATGTCCTCCATGCTGTGTTTGGCCGGTTCTTCTGGCTTGTCCGTGTGGCACTTTTAGCTCTCTCGTGCCTGTACATTCTACAGAAGTTTGAAGGCGACCCTGAAAAGGCAGTGTTGCCGCTGTGCTTCATCATGGCAGTGTACTTTATGACTGGACCGGTAGGAGCGTACTGGTGGAAAGGGGGCGGAGCTGGAAATCTGGAAGAGAAGATTGACCACCTGGACACCCAGATCCGCCTTCTCAACATTCGTTTGAGCAGAGTGATTGAAAACCTGGAACGCTCTAGTGACCAATAA